AGAAATAAGTGGACAATCATTCTAAACAATGACTTCAGAGATTGTTATTTTAGATGTGTGGTTTGAGACACTGGGGGCAGACACAACACCCCCACTGTCCTGAGAGGTTAGGGAGTCTTTGGCCGCACTAttcccaaaacaaacagaatctGTATTTTAGCTTTTTGTCGCAGGCAACAACAGCAACTTTAGCTTACTGACAGAGGAAACCTTCCCCTTGTCTTCTGAGCAACGGTGACTGCAGTatagctgcaacaattagacAGAAAATTAGATTGACAAAAAggtaatcagcaactattttaataatcaatacaTCTTCAGTTCAAACCTTCAAGCAAAAAATTTAAATAGTTGCAGCTTTTCCAATGTGGGGATTTACTCCTTTTCCTTGTCTTACAGTGTAGTAGATTAAATATCGTTGGGTTTTGGGACCATTGGTCAGACAAAAAGGCTATTTCAAGACATCAGAAACTGTTATAATCTTTAGTAGCAGCCCCAGACTGCAgcaaatcaaattattttaagctgtatacatttttttcagtacatAGTTTTGAAACACCTGAAGTTAAAATAGTACCAGAAaaaattgtcagaaaaaaagtatttgtttaaaatgcaatatttgTGCTTTGACTAATATGGTGTAAGATCTCTTTTTAAATAGATGTACAGAGGTAATCATTGATAAGATCCTATCAGTCACCGATCTTTGCACTTAGTGGGTTGTTTTAAGGTTTGCATGTGTCACAACATAACTTTATCTGTTACCTTTACCTCCTAACTGGACATTTGAGTTAGAAATGTTGTCACAAGTGAAAACTGTCACCAGATAATAACCAGAGATGATGGtctgctcagaaaaaaaacgCTCATTGTTGGATTTGGTTAGCATATAAAGAACACGTACAAGTGTGCATGTGCGCACCTCCTGTTGTTGCACCCCCCATTCATACTTGGAGAGCAGGGTTATGCAGAGGAAGTGATGGCATCTGAGCAGGAAGCCTGCGCTTCACACACTTGCAAGCTCTGTGGTTTTCTGCTGCCGTCATTCACTGTGTCACTCAGATTGTTTGCTTAAACTGTCACCTGCTCTCTGTTCAGCTCTCCTCGTGCTGTATGCGCACAGATGATGAACATCAGCCCGCGCAGACAGGGCAGCAAAGTCAGAATCACAGGTGTCAAGCTTATAATTTGCACACTTTCTATGTCTGCATGCCATCCTGTTGCAGCATGATTACACCAGAGACGATAGGAGCAGAGCGAGGTGGGGCTGAGTAAGAAAATAGATGCAAAGGAGACTATAGGGAATAATGTCATGACACCCAGGAAGATTATACACAAACATCCTGACATTCTCTCTGCATGTCTTCTCCCTCTGGCCTCACTTAGCGAAGAGCTGAATTCATTCTTATTCCCCGGTGACTCCTGCTTAGCAGCCACATCCTGTTTAGGGTGCCTACAGTGTCTGTTTGTTGTCACCTGAAACACCTGTGAAAAAAGCAGTGGTCCCTGTGTGACACGAGCCACACATGAGGGCAAAGCAGTACTTCTAAATGGCGACTGTAACACTACTTTATCAATGcgtagtgtgttttttttatgttgttgacAATCTGACGACTTTACGCTCAAGCTTCTTCACCATTGTTAAAATAATAGTGTTGTATTGGAGTATATCCACAAGACTGTTTTGGGTTAAAAGTAATTAATGTATTATATAAGTAGTATTTCCTTCACACATAatcgtgtgtgtttgtgtgagaatATGTGCGAAAGATAAAAAAATTATGATGCAATGGAATTTGattcttatctttttttattggcTATTACTTGACTTTTtgacttaatttgtttttaaactttgtttaaGCCGATGTCTACGTTTGTCAGTCACGCAGATTTCTTGTTCTGTGGTGCTCAACCGTCGAagataatagaaaaataaaaagagagagatttctGAGACATCTTTCAGAGTGCGGAagcttttttgactttttatctgTTGTGGCACATGCATTATACCAGAGGAAACAACTAAACACATTGTTTTTCTGattaaatgtcttcttttaaaaaaagacacaaatgttTAACATTGGTGGTTGTTTATCCCCATTGTAGCAACTCCAAAATtaccaaataaaaataaaaagtttgatAAAAGTTTCCTGTTTTAAGTAACCTCCTTTTTTTCACTTGGTGCAGTTATAATCTAGAACATAGAGGGTTAAAAACAAATGCTTTTCCACTGAGAAAATCTGTTGAACAAACAAGAAATTATCTACCATTTATGCTCTGAAGGAAGCTAATCTCTCCCGATGTTTAGGTCACCTCAtaattgtttgaaatgttgaaaattatGTTGCAAGATGATCAGCTGCACAGTATCATGTAGAGTGGAAGATGATctgtaaatgaaatatattttagacTAGTAGTGCAACTGAGACACTATTGATGTAAATTAACACAGAAATTAAGCTTAATTTGTTCTAACATCGTGGTAATTGTAGTATTAATTGACGTCCTTGTGTATTTCTTCATGACACCTGTAGGATAATCGAGTGCCAGGGACTGCCTTTGATCAGTGGGCAGAACTGTGACCCCTATGCCACCGTGTCACTCGTTGGACCTGCCAGGTAACTCTGAAtgccacacacagacatataatAAAGGGAGTACTCTGTTCTTAacaacacacatatactgtatatggttATATTAGTCtatgcatgttagtgcatgttaGTGTGCAAGTACAGAAGCAGTTCGTTTGCTAGGTTGATTTGACAGTTTGATATTAATGATACTAAATGGAGACTGCTGCCAATTTAAATGAAGAGATGATTCATgttttgtaattaatttttttttacactaaacGATAAAGACAAAAAGGTGAAAACATTAATCATAACAtcataaagtaaaataaagctCAACTAAATATGTTTGGCCTAAAATATGTATGTAGTGAATGTTAACTACATCACAACATTGTGTTATTCTGTGTGGCTTCTATGTCAATCAGTCAAGTCTTAAATCAAGAGCCCAGTTGTGtagcttttctttttgtttcgtttttattgtgatttaaatgaatttaCACTGTAGGTCTTGCTGACTGTAAATGTCAACTCACCTCTTACCACAAACTGGGACCTTTGTACAACTAGTAAGACTAGATCTGAGGAGCTTCTATTACATACTGCAGGGTCATGAGTTCACCAAAGTAACCAGGGACCAGACCATGTGGTGCAGTACATATGAAAACAATGTTAAATCAATTCTGAGACTTACTGGAGGGCAGCTAAAACTAGTTTGATGTTGATCCATTTTACACCAGCTGTAGTTGATGAAGGGAACTGTGGCTAAGACAGGAATATAATTAATTGCACtttattgactttattttaTAGCTGCTCCTCagtgcagatttttaaaaatcaccaTAATCTTAGTGCTAAGaacaaaaaactgaatttcaaaAGCAATGGAAATCATAAACTATCATGTGAATAGTCGTTTAAGGAACCTTTTCATGAAAAGAGTTTCTGTAACTTATCTCCTAAGGTCCgaccaaaagaaaacaaaagtaaagaAGAAAACCAGCAACCCTCAGTTTGAAGAGACCTTCTTCTTTGAGGTAAATCCTGTACCTACACATTTTGCTGTCTAACCACATGATAGGCTCgcaaaaacactgtgtgtgtaagCAAGTCTAATTATAAACCAGAGAAGCCTTTAGGCAATTCGCTGGAAAGTGTTGGAGATGCCTGAACTGGTTGACATGTCCATCCCCAGGTCACGCGGTCCAGCAGCTACTCTAAAAAGTCTCATTTccaagtggaggaggaggacattGAAAAACTAGAGATCAagtaagttatttttttttccttctcatttgtgtgtttctgtgactctttctgtctctctctctttctctctctccttctctcgtTCCCCCTCTATAGTCTTGACAGAAGAAAAATTATTTCTTAACAACTTGAGGACAAAAAAGTGAATTTGGATCTGGTGTGTTCTGACTACTGATAGAGAGCCTTGGTTTCTGGTTAAGGATATGTGGGGCTCCCATCACAGTGGACTCATAGCTCACTGGGTAAGGCTAGACAGATTCAAAGGTAAACACTCATGCATGGTTTTGAGGTTTGGATTTGAGGTGATGTCATTGCACGGGTATTGTATTGGCTTTAATGCACCAAACAGGTAAGCACCATAgagaagtgattttttttttttttttttaaaaaccccTGTTTGCCATTTATTGGAATTGGTTGGTTACGTGTTtgtgctgaacacacacagcaacaaaaacttTGTGTTACCTGATGTACATGTAGTTTGATTGTATTTTAACGCCATATGTTCGTACATAAAATACATGGTCTCAGTTTGCATCTTCTGCCTTTGCAGAGTTGATTTGTGGAACAGTGAGAATCTGGCTCAGGATGTGTTTCTGGGGGAGACGCGGGTGCCTGTCAAGATCCTGAGAAATGACCATATCCACAAGGCCTGGTAAGCACTAGACATAAGAAAATGACTTcacattttaaaggataatgAAGGTTTTATACTTTCCAGTTTCTCTACTGTGTCTGTGCCTCTCAGTTACAAGCCTGTTGGTTCGTAATgaagacttttaaaaacaggtcacaaatatgTACCATCTCTTCCATACAACTCATAATTCAGTCACCTCGGCCACACTCTTTTCATGCAGCCACATGCAGTCGGATCCTTTCACACGCAGACCTATTGTTTTGCCTTAAAGGCTTTCATGCACTGCATTGGCTGTAAATGAATAGGCCCATTTTAGATTTTCAGGAAAGATAATAGGAGACTAAGACCTTTTTTAGTTCAAATGGGGCTAGTCTGTTTCTTTGGTAGAAGTTATTGGACTGTGAAACATGAGGGACAATGACGAAAATAAGTCCAGGACTTCACTGTTCTTTCACTGAATGAATGCTCTGATGTGTTTCGtttcttttataaatgtattagaTTGCTGGCAATAAACAAAACCAAGCCAGACACTGTCATTGTGACGACATGGCTCGGTCACCTTCCTCTTAACTAGATCAAATCTTTACACTTAGGAGGtgctttgtctttctgtccagGATTTCTTTCCTGTATATCTGTCGGGAAAACTTGTACTTCTAAGATTTTCAAACCTTTTAGACGGTGATTTGAAAATCTTCCTAGATTTCTCAGTGTTCGGTGGTTTTTccactgaatgtgtgtgtgtgtgtgtgtgtctcccagCTTTGCGTCAGTGTAGGTGATATGGGATTATGCCAGATAGCAATCTGTTAGTACATGAGGGCTGTGAGTCGAGTGCGTGGGTGGCTTTTTGCATGGTGGCAGTACCTCATGTCCTATGTTTATGCTGGAAATAGTCCATGCTGCACACATGAAAATCAAGCTTCATAAAATCAGAGCAGGTGATCTGTTGACTTCTTGACAGAAGCGACTTTGTGTGCCAGGATTACAGATCAAGCAGCTTAAAGACAAACCTTCAGTGCGTAGCTGCAGCTTTAGAAACACTGCAGTTCAACTCTTTGCTTAATCAGTTTGTCTTTAGCTCCACCTGTTGGCTTTTGGGAGGACGTGCATGCAGCAGAAATATGAGCAATGTTCTCTTAACTGTCTCTTAACATATGCTTTAAATTGAAGTGGAAGTTACTCATTCCACCAGAATTGTTAAACGACTGGAAAAAATAAGGAGCAGATGGCAAAGACAGTTGTCTGatttatatagtatatacaggAAGGCATTAGCTTTGTTTAGTAGCACTTAGAAACCCCCTTTACGAGATGTTTGAGCTGCTTTCAGAGCAACAGTTGCTACAGTTACAAATCCtctttaaaagatgttttactGTATCTTTAATAGTCAGATATTTGGACACAGCTGATCTTCTGGGTATGTACTGTTtggttttggctttttttgtaaaaatcaaGTCATTATGCCTGTCGAttaaaacattgctccatatgagcctcaaatgcatttttttttccccaaaagcACAATTGTTCCAGTTAGAAGACCAAGCATACAAGCCACTGTGTTTCCATAAAGTCTGTAGCTTACATATTGCTGTCTATACTGCAGTATTACTCGTGTTCATTGCctttataaggtgattttttttgattttgtttgcacATCCTTTCCTGTATTCACACCAGGTTCAGGATATCTGCCTCCTTTTCAGTCCAATGAAGTTTAGCAAGCTTTAattctctccatttttttcttcagctgtcTTTTTAGCTGGTAATAGTTGGTACAGTTGGTTTCTGTTGTGCTGAGCAGCTGGTTTCAGGTCAGCAGGAGCGACTGTCCCATCAGTCTCTGTTTCTTTAAAGCAGCAGCACACTTAAAGTTATTTGGTTCATTATGTTATCTGTGTCTaatttgatatacagtatgttgtggtGTTTATTGCTCTAGTTGTGATTAGTGTTGATAGTGGTGCAGACAGCAGTAGTCCAGGGTCGTGGTCTATCAGAATCACCATTTCTTAGCAGTTTGGTTAATCATGGTATTGCactgcattgtgtttttttttcctcccgtCACAGCTCACTAACAAAAAGTCTGTCTTCCTGTGGTCTTAAAGGTATCTCCTCCAACCTAAAGGCAACGGCAGCAAGTCCAAGTCTGATGACTTAGGATCGTTGCGTTTGAAGCTGACCTACATAGAAGACACGGTGCTGCCATCTGCCTACTACACACCACTCTGCAACCTGCTGCTCAAATCCCCAGATGTGAAGGTTGGGCAATTGCTAGAATTACAGTAAATCctaagacagacagaaattttcaaaaaagaattttaaaaaatcacagaCTTGCAGAATCTGTGCCGACGTGCACCGACGCCTTTGAGCACAATACTCTCTATagataataatgttaatgtagcttttctttgtgtgaacCTAAAACACCTCAGTCATATTCTTATAGAAAGTTTTTAGATATTATCATGGAATTCATTAGTTACACATTGTGTTATTTCTCCATTACTTCCTTCTCTCCTACTCTCCTCAGTACAGTCAATCTGTGTTATTTCCCCTTTTCACTCACTCACCTTCCGCACTCTCTTTTTTATCGCCACCATCAGCCCATCTCGGCGTCAGCAGCACACATCTTGGGGGACATCTGCAGAGAGCGATATGAGGCTGTTCTGCCCATGGTTCGACTGCTGCTCCACCACAATCGTTTTGTGCCTTTTGTCTCTGCTGTGGCGGCGCTAGAGCTGGACAACACTCAGTGAGTAATCCCACATGCCTACACTACAGATACAGAGCGGTGTGTAGGTAGACGAGTAAAAGTCGTTGCCAAATTGTTACTTCTCATAGCCTTGAAGTTAAGTTCcttctttgtgttatttttgtagttCCTGCCATCATTCCCATTGGCTATGATAACATAACCAAAGTCAAATTTAAACCAGAAGGCAATTACAAGCATTTACAAAGGAAATTTGAATAACATACTTCAATTTTTGTCCCCTTCAAAACTGGGTTGTTCTTTGAATGTTCTCATCTAATCTAAACCAGAACTACTCTGTCAAGAAATGTTCAGTAATACAGGGAAAATCAAATTAGTGAAATACTGCTGTGTCCGTACAGGGAGGCTAACACTATATTCCGTGGCAACTCACTGGCAACGCGCTGCATTGATGACATGATGAAGATTGTGGGAAAGAACTACCTGGCTGTTACCCTGAAGCCTGTAATAGATGAGGTATGAGCAACAAGGaaacacatattcacatttcCAGTATAGATGCCAGAATTAACATGAATCACTGAGGTTAATATGGAAAACTCCACTTGAATAGCTGACTGTCTTTGCAAACAAGCAGATATATTTTGAATTTCCTCCCAATAGCTTGTATGAATAGTAATTGTAATGTTTTAAGCAATAGCAAATCAAGCacatctttttattattatatgtgtGACTTTATATTATTGGTTAcatgacctttttaaaaactaatttgAGTTCTTTGACATGTCAAGGACAAAAAAGCAATGATCTCGTGTTGTCCTTCAGATAAAcctaaaatacacacaaacattgatTTCACATTAACAGATTACGTCTGGCTCTAATTGTTtgctttcttgtgttttttaatctgtttataGATTTGTGAATCCAACAAAACATGTGAGATTGACCCCATTAAACTAAAGGAAGGGGACAATGTGGAGGTCAACAAGGTAAATGCTTACAGACTCTGATGGGCTTTTTTACCTTTTCAAGACAttggtttgttttcctctgtatCATATGTGCATGTTTGCGTTCCCTCTATAGGAGAATCTTCAGGTTTATGTGCAGAAAGTCTTCTCCTCCATCACCCAGTCCAGTGCCAGCTGTCCCCCACTAATGTGTGATGTCTTCAGGTCACTGAGACACTTGGCCTGCAAACGCTTCCCAGGTACGTGCTTGAGCTTGTATAAGAGGCTACTGTGGCATCTTTGTAGTTACTTGGTCACAGGAATTGCTTGTCAGACATCTAAAAGAAACCAGCCTTGCAAAAGAcatgtgcatattttaatatgaGAAGATCAGGGGCCTGTATCATGAAGCAAGATTATTAGGTTTGCTCTCTTTGGGCTTTACTCAGGTTTTCCGGTATCATAAAGCTGACTCACTTTTAATTGGGAtaaatcaccatggtaacttatgaTGAACCgctaacctgctccggagcaggtcAACTTCAGAGTATCGGATCTCAACCTGTCAACACcccgaccactgaccaatcagatcactggaagtaaagagtcatcattcctacaggatcccgacatggacaaaagtcctgagtttacaataaaggAGCATAATGTTGATTTTAGCTGcgttttaattgtttaagttaATTTTCTCCCcggagtgacagctgacagtgtggatgattttacactctgattccattactgcagctcagaataacatgagactcCTGTGTGATGGTGACTGGAAATAAACACGAAAGATcgtcttttattagaaaaataaccCACACAAATGCCACATTTCagtcagatagacctcatcagtcattaactacttttccactctttgcttcggTAACAGAAAAAGTCTGGCATTACATTgaagtttttttatgtgacatattcagaatggtttcttcatcatccaactaaatagcaaaaaaatacTCACTCTATACTTAactcatatataataatacctacatgtattttaatccttattagcctacttttaatatatGGAAagtatttctagtgtttctacattttcttattctgttgtatgattacaggctcgttatatttcactttgttgaatatgacttttttctgtCCCTAAAACAGTATTTTTCCGCAGATACTTGGTATCAcagtttcatctcatatcatatgaagtacttcattcatggttctgatgatgtcattcgTAATTAACAACCCCGTTTCACATGAACGTGCTCGTAGCTGTATAGGAGTTGACTGAACGagttgataaccagcttcgTGATACTGGTTATCCAGGACAGCCGGTGTTAGGGACAGAGTGCATAGTAAACTCGgcagtcacacatttctctgttctctatttctctgttttgtgtctttgggTTATGCTggcccattgttgctaactttggagctaaccccctttacttttccagcatttggggaaacaacagacgtgactttttagcatttattaactgacacactgtagtctgtactgtacatttactgccagactgacaacttactactgaccttttcctctgccccgcttgcatccaccgtcacttaCCTGCCTAACTTAAAAATAAGTTAGAGATAATTAAATATGATCTTACAGTAGCTTATTTCTCACTTCTCCATTTGTTTACAAGCAAgacataatcataataaaatgatgataGTTTAAAAGTCATCAAGATTTTATTGATCGATATAGCTTGTTTAGTAAAGCCAGAATCCGTTCTTACATGTTCTTTCTCTCCACAGCTGACCCTCATGTTCAGTACTCAGCTGTCAGCAGCTTTGTGTTCCTGCGGTTCTTTGCTGTCGCCGTTCTTTCTCCACACTCCTTCCAACTGCGTTCCCATCATCCTGTAAGTGCATGACCGTGGCACCACAGCTGACCGTTCAATGAATACAAACTGAATTCACATATTTCTTACACAATgttgtcattttacattttcttttgttctagGATCCTGAGATTTCCcgcacactcacactcatcTCAAAAACCATCCAGACACTTGGCAGCTGGGGTAGTTTGTCAAAAAAACTGGTAAGATGAACGGTAGTTATGTAGCAATGAGAAGTTCTGACTTTAGCCTGTTAAAGCAAAGAAGGAAAGACGGGTGCATCACTCTTTCAGTTCAATCATGATTCCTTAATGAAGGCATTTGTGCGACATTAAGAAGACTTTATTCTGGCCTGAGAACACTGAACAGTGTTAGATGTACTGTAGTATATGTGCAACTGTCATAAAACATTGAGTGCCACTCTTTGTTaatcaaaaatacaataaaatgcagcctttttttaatcagtcacATGTTGATTTaaagtctttattttctctccgTTCAGTCTAGTTTCAAAGAAACCTACATGTATGACTTCTTCAAATCATTCCAAGAAGATAAGTGTATTGAAAAAGTTAAACaggtatattttttattgttctcAAACATTTAtagaatgttttttgttttttctcatttctaatTGTTAGCTCTGGTATTCTTGTTTGTCTACTCTGTTTCCAGTTTCTTGATGAGATATCTTCTAACGTCTCCAAAGGGTCCAGCGGGTTGGAGGACGCCGTGGTTCTCAAGGAGGGGTGAGTGTTCATTATGAACCCTGCCAGAATCCGTAGGAAAGGAGATATAAGATTAAgagtaatgtttttttgtgtggagCTACGCTCGGGGCTGGCTTTGATACTCTCAGGACTCCTCCCATCACACTGAACTTCAACCCACACTCAGAACAAAAAATGAAACGCAACATCAGTGGAGTGTATTTAGCCAGAAACACCATTCTTCATAATAAAAGAGTGATGCAGGCATAGCACTGCTGCTTTTCCATGCAACAGAAACAGCACAGTTAAAGTGATGCTGATTTTGGTGAGATGTTAGGAGTTTTCATATTTCCAAACTGTTGCAAGCTTCA
This region of Thunnus maccoyii chromosome 6, fThuMac1.1, whole genome shotgun sequence genomic DNA includes:
- the rasa2 gene encoding ras GTPase-activating protein 2 — its product is MAEEDDAGIRILQSLRGKICEAKNLGPVSGPNRQRDLCTFSTISLDQEEVFRTKVFDKSVSPFYGEDFYFEIPRTFQCLSFYVYAKSVFQRDLPVGKVSIRKDDLCKYSGKEHWFSLHPVDPNSEVQGKVHLEMKLNEVITENGSVGQHLLVRIIECQGLPLISGQNCDPYATVSLVGPARSDQKKTKVKKKTSNPQFEETFFFEVTRSSSYSKKSHFQVEEEDIEKLEIKVDLWNSENLAQDVFLGETRVPVKILRNDHIHKAWYLLQPKGNGSKSKSDDLGSLRLKLTYIEDTVLPSAYYTPLCNLLLKSPDVKPISASAAHILGDICRERYEAVLPMVRLLLHHNRFVPFVSAVAALELDNTQEANTIFRGNSLATRCIDDMMKIVGKNYLAVTLKPVIDEICESNKTCEIDPIKLKEGDNVEVNKENLQVYVQKVFSSITQSSASCPPLMCDVFRSLRHLACKRFPADPHVQYSAVSSFVFLRFFAVAVLSPHSFQLRSHHPDPEISRTLTLISKTIQTLGSWGSLSKKLSSFKETYMYDFFKSFQEDKCIEKVKQFLDEISSNVSKGSSGLEDAVVLKEGEVQKRGQGRKRLGKKNFKKRWLRVTNRELSYHKHKGKEALCVINVKNIQAVEKLDESAFNRKNMFQVIHSEKPLYVQAGNCVEASEWLEVLSQVSRCNEGRLATFHPSNYTSGAWQCCKSQSNNAPGCKPCTTTMLANLQLDIDCDRETERIFSLLSSNDTKLQNMEDACASMAVYQGPQREQEEYSKFTIQEPKETFQTLKQLRNIMEELQRQHNIRSDTTAQYGSLDNPIVGKTS